Part of the Pleurocapsa minor HA4230-MV1 genome, GACTGCTTTTGGTAACGATACAGAATTTATCATTTATGATAGCCAACCAGAAACAGCCAAAAAATATTATCCCCAGCTCAATTTACGCAGATTAATTTATGAGCAAAGTATAGATTCAATCAAGATTAGATTTGTCGGCAGAATTATTAAGTTTATTAGCCAATGGCGATTAAAAGTAGCGGTTTTGTGTATATACAAACAAAAATTTAGTTTAGGTCGCTTATGCACCACAAAAGTAGAATATGATAGCTTACTTGATTATCAAACTGCCGATTTAATTGTTAGTACAGGTGGAACTTATTTAGTTGAAAACTATGGGTTAGAAGCGAGATTTTTTGATTATCAAATATCTTTAATGTTCAACAAGCCATTAATTTTTTTTACTCAATCTTTAGGCCCTTTTGAACAGGCTAAAAATCGTCAAACTTTAAAAAATATTTTTGCTCACTCAGCATTAATTTTATTACGCGATCGCCAATCGGCAAAACACCTTCAAGAATTAGTTGCCCAGCAGAATAAAATTGAGGTTGTGGCTGATGCAGCTTTTGCTCTAGCTAACTTAACGGCTTTGTCAACTGCTAAAAACAAGCAAGATAATTTATTCCCTGCTAAAATTGCTATTTCGGTTAGGGATTGGCGCTATTTTAAAACTGTCGATCCTGCTATGGGAATTGCTAAATATATTCAAGCTTTAGTGGCTTTAACGGTGCATTTAGTTGAAAAATATCAGGTTAACATTACCTATATTTCTTCTTGTCAAGGAATTAAAGAATACTGGAAAGATGATTCAGAGTTTGCCTTAAATATTGTCAATCAATTACCTGCGGAAATTGCCAAATTTGTTACAGTAAATCGAGAGTTTCATGATCCAGAAACTCTAATTAACATAATTAGTGAATATGATTTAGTCATTGCCACAAGGTTACATATGGCGATTTTATCATTGGGTGCTGGCGTTCCCGTATTTGCGATCGCTTATGAATTTAAAACTGAAGAATTATTTTGTAAACTAGGTCAGCAAGTATCACTGATTGATATTGAAAACATAGACGAAAATGTCTTAATTAATCGAGTTGATGCTTTGATTAGTTCATTACCACAAGTTCGCCAGCAATTGTTTACAGGAGTTGAACAAGAGCGATTAAGTGCGTGGCAAACCAGCAATTTAGTTCGGCAGGCTTTTAAACAGTGGCAACTAGATCATCAGTAAAAAGATTAGGGCGTGTCATCTATATAAAAGGAAAAAAAATTAGCTGAAACTCTTTCAGAAACTAACCCCACCCAAACAGAGATTGAACTTGACTGGGATAAAATTGCCTAGCCTAATATAACTGATAATTTCTTTCCCTCTGTAAAAACTTATTTATACATTTCTCTAGTTTGATTAAGAAAGTGGCAGATGAGATTTGTGGTGTTGAGAAGCCTAAAACAACTACAGGTAATATGGATGAGATCAATTATTCTATACGTAAATACAACGCTCCGACCAATGATATAGGCCCATACACAGTAGAAACTGTTGGCAATGAAATCAGAAATAACTCTGTAGCAACCAAAGCCTATCAGCGTATTAACGATCAAGGTTATGATGTCAGAATTAATTATGATAGACCACCCGAACCTGAAACTGTTGCTAGAACTCAACGAGATGTAAAAAACGTGGAAGTTTATGCACAGAACAATTACAGTACAGAAGATGTCGTAGGCACAATAGTTCACGAATCTACTCATGTTGAGTATCGTCACAAGAAGAGAATACCATACAATACTCAATACGAAGAGTATAGAGCAGCCGTTAGAGAAAGAATTTATCGTAATAGCAAAAACCCTTACAGACAAACTAGACCGACATTAGAAGAAAGACGTAGAATCTGGGAAGACGTGAAAAGAGATTATTCATATTTACAGCAAGGCAAGAATCCATTCGGAGGTGGCGGTGAGTAAAGTAATTAGCTTCAAGAGAGGCAAAACACCCTATGAAGAGATAGTAAGGCTACACAAAGAAGGCTACGTAGTAATATGTCCTCTATGTAAATCAGAACTAGTATTTCAAGAGTCGGGTGTTTGGTGTCCTAAGAATCCAAATCATTATGAAGTACATATTTATCCTGGTAAATTTGCCAGAAAAATGCGAGAACAAAGTAGAGAATGGGGAATTAAGGAAACTACAAAAAAATTGCAAAAAAAAGGATATACAGAAGAACAAATTAAATCAGAAATAATTCAGCTTTATTATCGTCAACCACAGTCTTTTGTGAAAGCCATAGATGAAAATATTGATGAGGTAACACTGGATGCTTTACCAGAAGAGCTAGATAAACACATTCAATTCTTCATAGAAAATCATAAAAGGCATGGTTACAAGCATATAGAAACCACCCAACCTTTAGACAATGAAGGTTATGATATTCGCAAAAGAGTTTACATTCGATTTGCAAAAAAACAGAAAATATAAAGTCATTCTTGTGTTGGTCAGTCTAAGCTTATATTCATTACTGAAATGCAAAATTTTCTAGATAAGATATTTGATTATGAAAACAATATTACAAAGTAGGTACGATTCGGATAAAAGAACATCTAAACTATCAAAAATTAATTGATAGCTCGTTTTACATTTGTTTAATTACGGCAATTGAAGATAGACGAACTATTTTCACTTCCACATTCCCAACTACATACTACTCCTTCAAAAGCGCGATCGCATTCCCCAATTTACAATAACCAAACTTAGAGTAAAGCGATCGCTTTTTTCTAATTGATGACACGCCCTAGTCAAATAAATTTTACTTTAAATCAAATAAAAATAAATAGTTTAAAATGCGTATTGCTGTTCTTGTCGATCAATTTCCCAGTTTATCAGAAACCTTTATTTTAAATCAGATTACGGGGTTAATCGATCGCGGTCATGAGGTAGATATTTATGGCGATCATCCAGGAAATATGCAGAAAACTCATGCTGAAATACAGCAATATAATCTTTTAGAGCGTACTTATTATACTCCTATTCCCACTAATGCTTTAGGACGAATTGTTTCGGCTATTTTTTTATTTTTACGTCATTTTTTTATAGCACCCAAGGTTTTATTACGAGCAATTAATTTTGTCCGATATAATTCTACTAATTATGGGAAACCTGCTACTTTTCTCAAGCCTCTTTATCTAATAATTCCCTGGTTAGATAAGGCTCCCTATGATGTTATTCTGTGTCACTATGGACGCAATGGATTAAAAGCAACTCTATTACGAGATTTAGGAATTACTCAAGGAAAAATTGCCGTTTTCTTTCACGGTTATGATATTTCTCGTTATTTAGATATGCATGGTGAAGATACTTATAATTATCTTTTTGAGCAAGCCGATCTACTTCTACCAATTAGTCAACATTGGCAAAAAAAATTAATCGATCTTGGCTGCAATCCCAATAAGACTTTAGTGCATCATATGGGCATTAACTGTAGCAAATTTAATTATATCAAACCTTCGTCTCAAGAACAAATTTCATTACTTAGTGTTGCTCGCTTAGTCGAAAAAAAAGGACTAGAGTATAGTATTCGAGCAGTGGCGCAGTTAATTCCCCATTATCCTAATTTACAATATCGGATTATTGGAGATGGTGTTTTAAAACAAGAACTAGAAAATTTAATTAAACAGTTGAATGTAAGCAATCAGATTAAATTATTAGGCTGGAAACAACAACAGGAAATTATTAGCATAATGGAAAATTCTGCTTTAGTTTTAGCTCCAAGTGTTACTAGTCATCATGGCGATTGTGAAGGAATTCCTGTTTGTCTGATGGAATCAATGGCCAAAGGACTACCTGTAATTAGCACCTATCATAGTGGCATTCCCGAACTGATTGAAGATGGAAAATCTGGATATTTGTTGCTAGAAAGAGATATTTCGGGCATTGTCAGCAGAATTGAAATTTTGCTTAATGACATTAAACTGAGGACAGAAATCGGTTTAGCTGCTCGTCAAAAGGTAGAGCAGGAATACAATATTGAACTTCTGAATAATCGTCTTGAAGAAATTTTACAACAGCTAGTTTAAAAACCCGCCAATAATTTGATTATCGAGTTCTTAACTCAAAAATATGTTACTGTTTCGGAACATTTATTTATTTAATTCATAATTTTCAATGACAGGAAATGAGGGAAAGTTAATCAGCGTTGTTATCCCGACTTATAACCGCAGTGATTTAATCTTCAGAGCGATTTCTTCAGTCATAGCTCAGTCATACTCGAACCTGGAAATAATCGTTGTAGATGATGCTTCGCAAGAGGACATTGCGGGAGTAATACAGCAAATCAATGATTCTCGTATCCGATATCTTCGTCACCCTCATAACCTTGGTGGCTCGGAATCTAGAAATACAGGAATTAAA contains:
- a CDS encoding polysaccharide pyruvyl transferase family protein codes for the protein MKIIISNTVILNGGDAAILISIIKILQTAFGNDTEFIIYDSQPETAKKYYPQLNLRRLIYEQSIDSIKIRFVGRIIKFISQWRLKVAVLCIYKQKFSLGRLCTTKVEYDSLLDYQTADLIVSTGGTYLVENYGLEARFFDYQISLMFNKPLIFFTQSLGPFEQAKNRQTLKNIFAHSALILLRDRQSAKHLQELVAQQNKIEVVADAAFALANLTALSTAKNKQDNLFPAKIAISVRDWRYFKTVDPAMGIAKYIQALVALTVHLVEKYQVNITYISSCQGIKEYWKDDSEFALNIVNQLPAEIAKFVTVNREFHDPETLINIISEYDLVIATRLHMAILSLGAGVPVFAIAYEFKTEELFCKLGQQVSLIDIENIDENVLINRVDALISSLPQVRQQLFTGVEQERLSAWQTSNLVRQAFKQWQLDHQ
- a CDS encoding glycosyltransferase, which produces MRIAVLVDQFPSLSETFILNQITGLIDRGHEVDIYGDHPGNMQKTHAEIQQYNLLERTYYTPIPTNALGRIVSAIFLFLRHFFIAPKVLLRAINFVRYNSTNYGKPATFLKPLYLIIPWLDKAPYDVILCHYGRNGLKATLLRDLGITQGKIAVFFHGYDISRYLDMHGEDTYNYLFEQADLLLPISQHWQKKLIDLGCNPNKTLVHHMGINCSKFNYIKPSSQEQISLLSVARLVEKKGLEYSIRAVAQLIPHYPNLQYRIIGDGVLKQELENLIKQLNVSNQIKLLGWKQQQEIISIMENSALVLAPSVTSHHGDCEGIPVCLMESMAKGLPVISTYHSGIPELIEDGKSGYLLLERDISGIVSRIEILLNDIKLRTEIGLAARQKVEQEYNIELLNNRLEEILQQLV